AATGATGACGATGATGCCGGCAATGATGATGAATCACTTTGAAGTTTTTCTCTCTTCATctgcaaagtttctttttttaGTTCATAAAGCTCTCTTTTTCTTGCTCTGTCCTCCTCAAGCATTTCCATTTTTAATTTATGTTCTTCGGCCATAAAATTCATCCTCTGTCTGTGCTCTTTCTCGGCCAAACTTAACGCAGCCTCCTTAAATTTGTCTGGTTTTGTAATGTCTGATTTTGATTTCCTTTTTTCAGTCACATACGATTGGGATGACGTCATATTTCTAACATCACATGCTGACTTTGTtgtttctttacataaaaataacccggttgtttctgttgtttcttcAGCTACTCGCTGTCTGTGTGTATAATCCCCTGGCTGTACTATGACATCGGTAGGTCCACCACATGCGCCACCGGAAGTGGAATTCAAAATGACCATTTCTACCTGTAACAGAATAGTGTTTAAAAAATAGTCATCTGAAATTCTGAATTCGAGATGTGGTGCAACATTCAGTGTTAAAAATTATTCCACAATATATTTAGTATCACTATTGTGCGCGACGGAAAACAAGAATGAATAACTTATAATGGCAAATATGTTTAGGTAAATATATGCAGTGTATTctttaaagtatttaaatttgTAAGGGGAATCCTGAAGGTAAACCATAAGTGTGGAACGTAATATAAGAATATTTAGAACATTTTGTGATATTATGTTTTATGCTGGTGATAGAATCATCATTTCATCATGTAGTAAAAAGTGATTTAGAAATTGAATTGCAATCCTACAAGGAAAAAAATTTCCTGTCCctacttttaacccttaccctgctaaatttctataatgaacttgtccatctttaaatttggacagcaccattaaatgttaaaaggggtgcataccaaaaacatgctgactgaatagtgaacaatgCATATGtatatcagactgcacagatgtgcaggctgatcatgatcttcacttaTTGCTAAGccaaaatcaatcgtgtccacCATGACAAGGGTTAAACCAGTTATATAACCTAGAAACAGAATGTATTCCTTTGCGACTGTAACAGTGTTGATTTGTTTGATATATTGTTTGACGCACAGACGATAAAATTAACTTTAACACcgtattaaaaagtaaaatttaattttttaacaaatgtctTTTTCTGTATACGTCCTTGTATATATCAACTTTATATCTGTAAATTGCAACATTTGATATGCAAGAAAGTAAAATGTGTCCGTAGAACACAGAGTGTGCCCCAGCTAgtcgcgtcacaaggtgaaaatgtgtattttttttactatttcaggggccgtaaatATGGAATTAGGAAGTGCAAAAGTTCATATTATGAGTCATGCAAGATTTCATAAATTCATACCAAACACTTTTTGACCTAGGCGTGtcatgaacttcggacggacgaaCGGTCGAACGTACGCACGGACAAGACAAAAATTTTATGCAACCCACATTCAATAGGAATGCACAAAAATATCAGTGGAGTTTTTACAAATATGATCAAAATATGCGCCCGTCGGCCACCTGCGGGTGGGCGGTAAATCggcaagcctcgttaccgccaaatgCACATGTACTCTTGGGACACATATTTCTAACCGATTCGTAAATACCTGATATACTTTATTATTTCAAAGACcgatgtttaaaataaaaacttcagTTATCAATATACCTGCTCATCCTGATGAAACTCTGCATCATCATCATATGGGTTACTGAAGCTTTGAATTTGTTGCGGCAGCATTGAAAATACTTTTTCCGTGAAAGTATCTACAGCCTCATCATTAAGTCCTCCCCCAGTTTTAGCCATACTCCTTCTTACAGCGGCCACCTGTCCTTTCGCACGGGCGTTTATATTTTTCCATAGGTCTTTCAACTGTTTCTCAGTTCTCTGTGTTACACCCATCCTGAAAAATTACTATAAttacagaaataacaaaaaatttaagAGAATTGTAATAGCAAGAACACATGGCAACATGTAGACAATCTACCATTTTGCTACCGATTTaactgtaataaaaacaaaactacacgtaaatttagtttttataaacGATAAggtaatataacaagagctgtcacaggagacagcgcgctcgactatttcgatgcggGCTAGTGAGACTGGGTACATATAAGGAAACTGCAGCTGTCACAGTAGTGTTTAATAATGACTACAATGGTGCATGAAGATACTATTGAAAAATCGCTTGTGTCTGTGTCTAAAATATCTAAGTAATAACacagataaagataaagtgtattaaAACAATATAAGTATCATTGTTAGCCAAAAGGGGACGTAATTCATAGAATATTgctgcaagagttatgacccttgtgtaaTATGAGGTGAGTtctgatgtggaacaactgcctcaagtttgattcaaattcattcagtaataactgaaatatagtgaaaatacataaatattaaccttaaattataagtaaaaggGTCATAATGCAGGAAAAATTcgtgacagagttatggactttgagtcatatgatgttggtgataaggtgtaacaactattttaagtttgattaaaatccatctcgtaataactgagacagagtgaaagtgaatcaaaactttaacctgaaattttaagtaaaaagagatgataattcataaaatattagtggaaaagttatggcctttgtgtcatatgatgtgaatgatgatcttgaacaactattgtaagttttaatcaaaattatttattaataactgagatagagtgaagtGCATAAAAAATTTGAACGGAAATTCTACGtgaaaagggggtataattcatgaaatatctgtgtaaagagttatggcccttgtggcATAGGATGTGGGTGATAAagaggaataactatttaaagtttaaaaaaaattataaagtacTTACAgagaaaaagagaaagtgcatcataACTTTAACTAAgctgcggacgcggaaggacgccgacgccgacgccgggtcgagtaggacagctctccatacttagTATAGTCGCCCTGCTTTCAGTAGTATTTCATTTAGATATATGCGGCGAGGTTCCTAATATCGTAACTGTACATGCCAACTCCATTCTAGTAAAACCCAATTCGGGCAGCGGTAAGTGGTGAAAATCCACACATTTCTGTTACTTGTACCACACAGGACTCGAACCCTGCACCCTCGGCATAATGTCCATGGCCCAGTCACAATTGAAAATAACAATTTGTGCACACGTCGCATGTTTTCTATATGCTGAGCGTAAAATAATAAAACTGAAACTACATAAGAATTCCacaaaagaataaagaaaaagaaaagaaaacatcttTACCGACTGTTAAATGATGATACTATCTCCTTCCAGGCCTCCTCCTTCTGAAATAGTACCTTTGCGTTGTTGCATTTACTTTcaactattttattattttctacaaGATCAATCAAAACTTCTTTCTCATAGGGAGACAACAACACCCCCTTTGGCCTAGGCATTTTCAATCTGATATATGCTATCATGTATACACAATACACCGTCCaactacacatacatgtaaatgCTTAAATAAACATTATTCGCCGATCATCCATTACTCAACTGAGTGAGATTTGAAATTTTCATGCGCAACCCATTTGACTCTGGGATAATCTCGAGATTATAGGTAGATAACTCAACCCGTCGCTCAACGTAGATCCGCGAGTTATCGGGCGTTCTGTCCTGCAACCGGCCAAATGTCAATCAATTTACCGCAATATAACACTTATAAATATGACCTGACTAATTGTTTTAGGGGCATATTGTGTGCACTTCGTGAGAAAAACAACACGTTTTTCTATAGTGACGTACTTATTAATTAACCTAAATTTTAATCTGTTTCGTCTCGCCTTTTTGTAGGAAAAGTGTTTAATTAACATTATTATACTGTTATAAGTATCTTGGTCTGAGCGAGATTGTAGTTTGTAACTCAGTATCTGTGTGAGTCGCGTAAGAATTTATTGAACTTGTGTTTTAGTTTATTGATGATAGATCTATTAATGTGGTAAACAAAACTCGctcttttaaaagaaataaaatggttCCTTTCCGAtgggtcaaaaaaaaaacattaaattgaacCGTAGGCTAACGCCATGAATTTTAGAAAGAACTGGATATATTTGTTGTTTCATCATTTACTGGAAATTCAAAACGTTGTACACCTTAAATTTCGTAACCCTAGGCCTACCATTGTCTGAAAGTAAATCAATTTTAAGTAGAGCTTTTCAATGAATACTGAATATTAACAAATGACTTCTTTTCTCTTTAAACAGTGTCTTTATTCAAATGATGCTTGACTAGGTTAGCAAAATAGCTTCCAGTCTAATGTTAGCGAGCTAGGTCTATAGTTATTCCTTCTATGACCTAGTAACTAATAATGCGGGCAGCTCTAGTGTAGATAAAATGTAAAGtgaaaatagttttgacaaacgCTTTTAGCTTGTAGGTTTCACCGGCAAAATGTCACGTACAGCATCATGACGTCATTACTATATTGtgatgtcacatttttcatgtaaGAATATTTTTATGACATATTCATGCAGAAGATCTAATGATTTATATGTAGATCTATAGATCTATATCTATGCTTTTGTAAGTGTTAACTTATATATCATTATTGATGTAACTTGcttttactttaatagatattattACTGATGTAAATAGGTAGCATATAGAGCTAGGCCTATATTTCAGAAcaaatagatctagatctagattcTAGATCTAGCTTTAGATCTATCCGTTATTCATATTTTTCCGACCATAACACATAAAAACCCAGAAATGTGGACAAAATctgttatagattttttttttcataaatttttcagttatttttacgTTTAATTTCGCCAGATTAATCCTTGTTGCTAAccatttcaacattgaaaaagttgcaaaatgttttttggaAACAGCATTATAGCTctaccacaggagtctgaaagtctatcaataagaccatagaagtatatctttataaaaaaaatacctccccctatatatctatatatgggggggggatattttttttatatatggaggggcgggggagggggcggggtttataaagatagacttctatgtttgatatttgtctttgtttttttttctatggtcttattgatagaatttcagactcctgtgtaCATACCAATTTCGTTATGTGAACTACGTTACATAGTGAGTGGATACAGCTACAGCCGCTGGTGGATAGGCCTACATTCAGTAATAGAtctagttatagtatgtgtgagagtgtgttaccaggatatatcagagctaggggtacagccagtaggccgagacagatatgtacagagaaaaataccgagatgtacccctagctccgATATATCCTCGTTAGCTAAaaaaattcagctcagagatgtttatatgctgttaggGATCTCTGTGCTGAAACGAATgccgtactgaaacctaaccaggaatcgtgccagaagtctgtcacgctacaatttcatcaaatgaaatgcaatggactcaccttgtgcttttacatatttctaatccattttcttttgatctggcgtAAAATAATTCATGTAACTTAATTTGAACCAAAGTTATACACCCAAGTTTCTAAtcggtacccctgtctgcaatattttgtccgccattgcattTGTCACCTGATCAGGTAGCTCTACTCTTCATTTTGTAAACCAATAGGCGGTATAGAACTTTTATTCATTGCATCAGACCTTTTCTGAGGACATAAACATTCAAAggtatgtttttaatgaattttatcaaaaaagattgtgtttatgattaaattaaattcataagtagatctaggtaaaattttgatcttgaatttaaaaaataaccacgtgctctgaactgttgcatgacgtcatcagaTTCTCGTGAGacactgtgcgagatgttgcggtttgatactggttagatAATCAAATGGGGTTTccccataacttaatggacgcgaccatcagaaaaaaaaaacagcgtcCGTTAAGTTATGGTAGTCAGAactatatcctcgtaacacacagcattacatattataactgttttatcgcatagttttatcatcaaaatttatatattattttcatttaaatttgtttattattattattacacttttgattccctttctgcgcctcgctgactgaaacaacttctgttttagaaaatgtgttccccagataaaagtatccaacagatttctgcattggttttaaatctttgcatttcattggccaaacatattgtaaaacttgttgggtttttttgtaaaaaaaaaacaaacaagaaacaaaacaaaacgaaaaaaaaaaaaaaaacaaagaaaaagaaacatttgagaaatctcagaatttcatatatttcatgtatttctgaatttggcgataactatcgAGTCTTTGAAatattctactttatttattcttttactttataaatgtaggtgtttgtgataattctttctctgtgaactgtaaattggagctaaaataatcttttcttcgaaaggaaaaaattatactccctcgatAGGACCTGGCCACGataagagaaaaagtgttgcgatatatatcggaacagttttactgtgctgatatatatcacaacagtttttttctaatgaaactctatagagatttctgtgttgatatatatcgtaacagttttgtaacatatcagcacagattttgtagtattaatgtgtgttaccatgtttaacattgctgcaaagatcaaaggaaaattgccgcactttGCGATAATTATACCTGTATGACAACAAGAATACCATTAAAATCACGATtcctttttcaaacattttactgaaacaataaaaaaaaactttttaatagaACGTATTGAAGAAGCGAAATCCGCTATACACCTTGACACAAAAACAAATGGTgtttggtaacgtagttcaccaTTCTATAGTTACCAGACTATAAATGCGACGTAGCCGTTAATTTATGTTACATAACTTTTCATAACTAAAGCCAAATACTTTCTTCACAATTTTATATTGCAATACTGTGAATACAgtaatttttgtacattttactactgtttgcagatcaaattccccttcaacttttatcaaatcgataaagttgcacgtttacgtcacaaaaactgtgaagctgaagctatttttggagtaatcctgTCAGGTTAAACCCGCctattcattcaccttgtcgtgaaaGTTTTTTTATTCTGTAGTGaccttgacgtcacacaaagcgcgcgctctaaCTTTATCTTTGAAGTAttgccgtacttgcatacattgtaaagtgcaatgaggcgataatggatatgttttaaaagtagaatatagaatgTTTCAattacgttcaaatgaaaacaacgtttttttgtttgttataacaattattatcgacgaaatttccaaccacgcaaggtaTACAAAGTTTTACagaaaggtatcattgaaccttcaagctacgtaacacttgtaggtctaattgtcatatccataaaaactgatttatttgatattcgaACTTCTGCAgagtcttccgtagcttaactattgcaaatctaactccattatacacgggggaggaactgttacacgagactcggttgtggaggatatcatgttacaaatttaggatgcttctgttacagtattcctagataacgttacagcattcggaggataataataactgtcggtattttgtttgccaaagatgtggtaaagatatatctctttttccaaaaataaaaattgtttttctagatcagtgatacgcacgtctgttgagacatggcttaacctgcgaaacatagtatattgatgtcaatccagcgttttatgaaaaaaatcgaaattttgatagaaaaatatctaaaagaaattgattaaaagatattccaaccgtatttcatgcaaatttgcattgattaaaaccctcttcaAGCATAGACTTATAaaacgaggtagaaaaattacagttgatctaatatttcgtggttttatagaatgttgcagttaagccggatatgttacagttgtggggtgctgcttttgaatgtgttacagatttaggatgatactttttccttcttcaggattctgttgttagatgtaaatactgctaaacaacatttattttgtcatttgaggcagtcagtcatgtactagagtggcgttgctgtaacgacgtttaaaaacacaggaaagtccacctaacgggagaagatgtcggttgtgatatgtcaagaatcacatatgatgaacagttgatgatacaagttatgcagagcaaatctcccatcccttttccatgcaaattgaccgatcgtttgaacaatctctaaatacaccggttgttaaatgtttttccatAACATCTAAATAAATCTGCCGcaacaaaactaaacaaagaCCTCGACACTATCTTCGCTTGGTCAAAATCCTGGCTTGTGTCCTTTAATCCTGACAAAACGGAATCCATGATCTTTTCAAGAAAGACGACAAAACCCAATCATCCAGACTTGCTTTTTAATAACACCTTGATCCCCGAAGTTCAAGCACACAAACATAAAGAAATTACTCTGTCTCACGATGCACGTTGGAATGCTCACATTTCAGCAACACTCGACAAAGGGTGGTCAAGAATTGGCATGCTTCGGTCGCTGAAATACCTTCTGAACCGATCATGTCTAGAGCGTATGTATATCTCTTTTATCCGTCCTCTTCTAGAGTACGCTGACGTTGTCTGGGACAACTGCTCGAACGATCTAAACAAGGAAGTTGAGTCCGTTCAAAACGAAGCAGCCAGGATCGTTGCCGGGGCAACTAAATTATGTAATCTTCAAAAACTAATCCAAGGCCTCGGTTGGGAAACTCTTGAATCTAGACGGAAAAAAACATAGACTCATCCtccttttcaaaatgaaaaataatctttgTCCTGATTATCTCAGTAACCTCCTGCCACCAAGCCAACAGCCCCAATACAACCTAAGGCATACCAATGACATAACACCTCTCCGCCCTCGCACAACCCTATACTCTAGTTCATTTCTTCCAAGAACTATCCAGGAATGGAACTCATTATCTGAAGACGTCCGCACAAGCACGACAATAGAAGCATTTAAGGCATCTCTCAACCGTACCTCACGGCGAACCCCCAAATACTACAACTCTTGGACAAATCCTCCACGCTCGCCTGCGACTAGGATGCAGTTCTTTAAATCATGACTTGTACAGAAGGTCGATTGTAGAGTCACCGTTGTGCACCTGTGGATCGGTCGAAACTGTTAGCCATTATTTACTTACCTGCAGTAACTATATACAATTACGCCAACAGTTTCTTTCAGATATCCCATGCCCGCGGACTCTTAATAACCTCTTGTTCGGGAACGATCACCTATCACTTAACGAAAACACCCTTCTCTTCGTCAAAGTACAAAAATTCATCTTATCAACAAAGCGCtttgatatgtaattttaatCAGTCTTTGTTGTCATCGACGACCTGCCCAGTGACCATCGCTTGTAACCGTGTGCTGAATTTAGTGTGtccatgtgttgttttttttatccgtGCACTcatgttgatttctttttcaaaatttttaatgccTACTTACCgaaaaatctcattttttgctACCTTATAATAGGCATATATTGTCGTAGtatttcatctttttcaaatCCTACCATCAAAAGTTTCTCTTTCGTACTTTATCTGCATATGTTACACGGCCATGTTGCTAACGCATCATTGTACGTGTACTTGTGTAGATATTTCTTAATGGagaagaattcatataagtttttgtaaacttgttttctaatccattcatgtacaaattcatgtatattgttatatgtgcagttttctaaataaaaaataaatactgtttaaaccaaatcaccaaagatatcgcggagcgacaatcgaaaaatgttttaagtgtgtatttatttatatttacatagattaattactttcgttcaaatctaaaaagagagtgagttactatgtttataaggtaactcctaatttttaaacaacctgaatttaatgtgctcgtgctcgcgtttacgcaatgcctatagtcctgagacatgccttctaatggcgcacagtcctgaaaagcccttgccgccgtcatacacacaaagacaaagacgcatatacttttagatgaaaatcctgaaacattatcCATTTTAACAATGAATtgcgtataaaatcctctgttaaatgatttaggctcctaactgtgaccaaacagattcagtacttcagattagcctatttgattgtTCATGCTTGCCAGATCTTCATTGCACAGACGCATATCTGCttgtaggcagctacgcgcctgcaagtagactatgattcgatggttgttccaacagtaaacatgtatacatttttaacaaaaaaaagaatcttttgttatttgaaataaagttttattgcacatgtgcgagttgtcgtgagaaaagccaattaatttcttaagttctccattaccgattccgagaggatattttcttttaagcttattagtaattgaaatcgttgaCAAAACACGCATTGCCAAACTCTTCTGAAGCTAGCACACATCGTTTGCTAGTTTgatacatgtagcataaacaggtactatttatgaaagaacagcttattaaagtattaaagtgcaaacgacgattcaatgTGAATTTGTGATTATAGTATCATATACATTAgatatagaacactagctttccattggaaatgtttatatatcattttattatatatagctgttgaatcagatttagaatttcgaaattagaaaaaaatgcacttggtataatatatttgttacatcttacaaaaaatcccgcataattcatgatatctaaattttatttgctatcctggtattgtatattgtcaaaatgtattccaaaaagtatcatcttgaatctgtaacacatccagaagaagcaccccacaactgtaacattctataaaaccacggaaaattagacccacattgatttttctacctcgtattataaatgcatgcctaaagagggtctttatcgatgcaaatgagcataaaatatggttgaaacatattttaatcaacttcttttagataattttctatcaaaatttcagattttgtcattaaacgcttgatagacatcaatatactgtgtttcacgtgTCAAACCATGTCTCAGCAGAagtacataccattgatctagaaaaacaatttttacttttgcaaaaaagagataaatatttacctttttttggcaaacaaaacaccgacagtgatttttatcctccgaatgctgtaacgttatccaggtatactgtaacagtagcatcctaaatatgtaacatgatatcctccacaaccgagtctcgtgtaacagttcctcccccgtggtcatgtaaagttattggttttatcgcttgcattTTATGTGTAACCGTTCGTTAATCGTGTCAAggggaattatgataacttttacataaattaatgaggaattgaatcccacttttgattagtctaaataatgagacctcgggtagaccgattttataTTTTTGCGTTTTGAAAATTTGCGTTGCCTACCTaaaggggatatcgaccagtcaaaaaatac
This Mercenaria mercenaria strain notata chromosome 17, MADL_Memer_1, whole genome shotgun sequence DNA region includes the following protein-coding sequences:
- the LOC128549971 gene encoding myb/SANT-like DNA-binding domain-containing protein 3 gives rise to the protein MPRPKGVLLSPYEKEVLIDLVENNKIVESKCNNAKVLFQKEEAWKEIVSSFNSRMGVTQRTEKQLKDLWKNINARAKGQVAAVRRSMAKTGGGLNDEAVDTFTEKVFSMLPQQIQSFSNPYDDDAEFHQDEQVEMVILNSTSGGACGGPTDVIVQPGDYTHRQRVAEETTETTGLFLCKETTKSACDVRNMTSSQSYVTEKRKSKSDITKPDKFKEAALSLAEKEHRQRMNFMAEEHKLKMEMLEEDRARKRELYELKKETLQMKREKLQSDSSSLPASSSSLSQKFWQLF